TCCCTCTCCTCCAACCCCCCCTCCCCAAAAAAAACTCTTAACATCATTCCGAGAGCTCAGCACAACAAGAGATAAGCTTTTAAATGAGTAACATTCTTAAGTGCACGCTCAACCCCTTCTTATTTATTCAAGAAAAGAAGTGGTTTCCTTACGTTCAGGAAGAATCTCAAAGCAAGAACGGCCTACCAAAAACACAAGCACGTTCCAAATAAGAGGTGTGAAAAGACCATGACACTACGAAGCAACGCTCAACCCATCGGCAAAGAAGGAGAGCGCGCCCTGAGCAAAGCGACCATGTCCATTGCAGGCGTGGGAGGCGTCGGGAGCATCATCGCAGACGCCCTCGTTCGAGACGACATTCAAGTACGCATCATTGACAAAGGGCGTGTTGAAGAAGCAG
The Candidatus Woesearchaeota archaeon genome window above contains:
- a CDS encoding HesA/MoeB/ThiF family protein; the protein is MTLRSNAQPIGKEGERALSKATMSIAGVGGVGSIIADALVRDDIQVRIIDKGRVEEADVPRQTLYTAEDLTRFKAKQAKKRLEAINPQTKVKA